Genomic DNA from Cucurbita pepo subsp. pepo cultivar mu-cu-16 chromosome LG13, ASM280686v2, whole genome shotgun sequence:
ttagAGATgcatttcaatcatttttgCAATACTCTCGTCCACACAGAGACAAAATGGAGGACTAGTGCCAACAGTTCATTAAGGAAGAAAGGACTTATTGAGCCGAGATCATTAACTAATACTAATCTAATACTAATAGAATAGAAAGAACTGTCTTTTCTGTATACTTTCCTCGGGTCTGTTGCTACCGCGGGCTTTATGCAATCAATCGggtcaattttattttattttatttatttatttatttatttggactAACATTATTCCATCTCTTGTTTCCCATTTTTTTGATCTAAGGCTGCCATTATCCAGATAAATCGACACAAATTCGGTGAAGGTATTataattaatctaaaaaacagaagaaaaatttagTAGGTTggatttattctattttagtctatgcatttttaattatctaaatttagtaattgtttttcttttcatcatcattatccatgttattaatttatttaaatgttattattatttaaccaatTTCCATAAATTAGATCTTGGATTTGGACAATTGAAGTAtggattaaaatgaaattgatggacctaaatatgatttttctaaatacattaaaattatgttgATTAAATTATACCGAAAATACCACTTGATTGAGGTAGGTTTCAATGAccttgaaaatatttatttttactttttaaacatcgaaatttattaaaataataataataataaagagtttttcattaaaaaaaaaaatcaattcgACTATTAACgtgtaaaaattgaaagacaTACGTGACTTTATTTAGAACATCATTCACATAAATTGGTGTTAGCAAGTTatatgtaaaaataattatataaattatttctatcaaaattagataaattatttcaatctTCCATAACTTAATTCcatgttttagttttaaaaaattcaaagattaatttaatatatgttaTTTGGAACCCATTTTAAAgttataaagtaaaaaaaggaattttagAAGTCTATTTggtataatttaactaaataatgttatatatatatatatatatatatatatatatatatatttatcgaGTTACAAATTGTgagtattttaattaaattaaaactatttatttactaatttttttttattaaataatataggAGAAGATTCGAACCTCTAATCTTTTGATTGATAATACATATCAAAATTAGTTGATTTCttagttaaaatttatttattttgacgGTTGGTTATGAGAATTTAAACCGGTAGTTAATTATGATTAACTAGTaaattttatcctttttaatctttgaatttaataaattataaataaatgaataaataattgtaacccaatggaatttaatttctatttatttcgTAGGGTCCCCAGATCTCGGAGAAGCAAGGAATGGGgacaaaaccctaatccagcaaACACTTTGTATAAAACCCGATAGGTTGGTTCACAATCAGCATAACCTAAAATGGAGCTTCGGCCATTGGCTTCTCTCGAGAGCCATCTCCTTCAAATCGATTCTCTGGTCAGCAACGTGTTACTTAGCAATTGGTataagaatttgatttttcttgttttgctttcattttcttgcatGATTTGATCTGATGCACCAAGCAGCCCCTTGCTTCTCCGAGTTTAGTTGCAAGGAAAATCGAGAAAAGGGTATACTTGTGGTGCTACATTCATTTTTGGCCTTTACATCTATGGTTTTGGGGAAGATTTTCTCCCGCTCAACCCTGTTTGGCCAAAGAAACAATCAATCATATATTCGTCTTCAGAATGtgaatttttctcttatttcagTCTCGATTTTTGTATAAAGAATGTAAAATGGCCATTCAAGATGATGAAGCGTTTTTGAGGTGAACATATGATGTGCGTAACTCATATAATGTAATGCCTTCAAAGTTCTCTGATTGTTGTTGCCTGATGTCTTTTGACGCAACATTTTGTTGCCATCTCGACtgaatttgaattgatttggaaaatatgtttttggtATTCTTCAAGGATAAGTGAATCGATGCAGGTATGATTTGAGCCTCCACAAGAAGGTGTACTCAATAATTTGagttgctttttttttttatttttatgattattattgaTTGATAAATTTGCTGTAAGAGAAGCAACGCAAAATGATGAAAACTTTGTTATCTGAAACTGATGTGGAACTTATATTATCATGGTCTTCAAAGTTCTCTGATTGTTGTTGCCTGATCTTTTCTGAATTTGAATTGATGCGTAAAATGTGATTTTGGTATTCTTCAAGGATTAGTGAATCGATTCAGGAATGATTTGAGCGTCTACAAGAAACTGTACTCAATAATTGGagtagcttttttttttttaatgattattattGATTGATGAATTTGCTGTAAGAGAAGCAAGGCGAAATGATGAAAACTTTGTTATCTGAAACTGATGTGGAACTTATATCATCATGGTCTTCAAAGTTCGCTGATTGCCTTGCTGTTTTGCTGTTTTCTATCATATTAGATATAATCTTGGTGTCTAGTTTAATGGGGTAAGTTGAATATCTATTGGGGGAGGcctttcaaattatttagaGTAGGTTAGCAATCCTGGTAGCACTCTAAAATTCATGGTCTGGAGAGAACTTGTATCTCAGGCCATACGAGCATTGTGCGACATTAATATCTCTCCTTTGGTTCTAATTGTTGCCTCAGTAATCCTCATGAAGTGGCTGGGGCAGAACTGGAGAGGACATAATGAAactctcattttattttcttatctctgagaatttctttcttcaaactGCAAAGCCAATCAACATAGTAGCCCCGAAAAGAACCATAGGAAATGATGGATATGAAGAGGGCAAGCTGCTGAGAATCAAGGCTAAAAGTGCCCTGAAAGTTGGACCAAGAAATGACTTCTCAAGCTGAGGGATTTTGGCTGGTGAAGAAGGCGTCTGCATTTTGACGTAAATTGGCAGGCAATCTGACTCCCCAGGTAAAACTGCCGATTCCAGGATCCTTGTCGAGTTGATTTTCATGTCTAGGGAGGTTTCTTGTGGAGTTGATGCCATAGAGAATATGTAAGTTTTGCTCAATACTCTCAagtcttttccctttttatgTTCCAATTGATTATTCTAGGATTTAGAGATGAAGTTTCAGTTACCGAAATAGACTACCTATTTCAATTGTTGTGCTTTCTTAAATTGCATACCTATACAAGGGTTCAAGTTTTGTCTCTCACCCAGATTTTTAGTAGTCTATTATTTACTGGGTACTCTATATCTCACAAATTCATGTACAAACCAATGCAGAAggtaaatgattttaaattttgagttatCGAAATTGCCCAAAAGGTTGACCCTTTTAGTGTCTTCGATTAACACCAAAATTGAATGGCTagaaaattagtttataaCTCTATTAGTTTTTACGTCTAAATttgttgtaatttatttgttgtAAATATGTTACAATTCTGAAACAAAAACCGAAAGAAATAAGCAAAGTGAGAAATGAGAAATTGATGGAAAGTTAGAATCAATACAGCCAACTAAGTTTTAGGTTAACCCCATGTATAAAATAGTAGGTCCCGTAACTATTTACCCATTGAAAAGCTTGGGAAGAAGTTTGGCTTTATTTCCAAGAAGCTGCCTTCCACTTCCCCTTCTTGGCATGCCTAAAAACCAAGCTtcaaattaatagaaaataccAATAATGACATCATCAAGcttcttcattttaaaatttgtactCCATCAAATTTATCAAGTTTCACCATATGGTTCTTCGCTGTTTTCAAATAAACcaataaaattaactaaatcaTAAAACATTTCACAATTTAAACTTAATTGCTATAAACACTTCATATCAAGACTAAATTGCTctggaaaacatattgagtaTCAAATTGATGAAGCTCTACTAAGCCAAGCTTTAGCACTAGTAAAACAACaccaaatccaaatcaaacTGTACCAAGCATTAGCAACAtgttttccaaaaaaaaaaaaaaggaaacatataaAGAGAGCCCATTATTCTTGATGCAGCCATCGATGAGGCTGAAGAGGAAAAGTCGTGGAAGAGGCTGAAGAGGAAAAGTCGTGGAAGAGGCTGAAGAGGAAAGGTCGTGGAAGAGGCTGAAGAGGAAAGGTCGTGGAAGAGGCTGAAGAGGAAAAGTCGTGGAAGAGGCTGAAGAGGAAAGGTCGTGGAAGAGGCTGAAGAGGAAAGGTCGTGGAAGAGGCTGAAGAGGAAAAGTCGTGGAAGAGGCTGAAGAGGAAAGGTCGTGGAAGAGGCTGAAGAGGAAAGGTCGTGGAAGAGGCTGAAGAGGAAAAGTCGTGGAAGAGGCTGAAGAGGAAAGGTCGTGGAAGAGGCTGAAGAGGAAAGGTCGTGGAAGAGGCTGAAGAGGAAAAGTCGTGGAAGAGGCTGAAGAGAGAAGGCCTCGAGAAAAAGCCATGGAAGAAGCTGAAGAGAAAAGGCCTCGAGAAAAAGCCATGAAAGAGGCTGAAGAGAGAAGGCCTCGAGAAAAAGCCATGGAAGAAGCTGAATAGAAAAAGGCTATGGAAGAGGCTGAAGAAAAGAGCCTTCAGAGACTGCACAAAACCATCGATCCAAAAGAAATGGATGGTGGatactaaaaagaaagaagtcaGTTGTATGAAAGACCAAAGAcaatcaaggagaagacacaTGCTAAACAACTGATCCAAGCATAGTTCTCATGCATAAGAAGAAAGCTTGCAATGATGGACACACCAATTGCGGCAAAAAGCGCTCCGAGCTTTTCAAACAAACGTGCAGCTTTCGGGAAGGAATTTCGAAGGAGAATACCAGcaaatgaaagtaaaaagCTAATGAACATAGTAGCTCCAAACAGGAGTGTCAAAAGTGGAGGAGATGAGCTTGGTGAGCTGATGAACATGGCTAGAAGTGCTTGAAAAGTAAGCCCAATAATTGCCTTCCCAACATTGGAATGCCCTTTGTCTGGTTCAAGCCTCTGTTCCCTTGCCCTCCAAATTGGTAAACAATCTCGTGGGGTGGGGAAAGACATGATTTCATAGCATCTTTGCTTGATTGTGTGGACCGAGGAAGAAAGGacattcatatttaaacaggTGTGGTGTGAAGTTGAAGCCattggaaaacaaaaacaaaaattggaaGCTTTCTCAATACTCTCAATGGTAGTATATGTGATTCTACTACAATTTGTTTTgaatatctatatctatatatatatatatatatttattattcaagGAAATTCAGGTATATCTGCTTAGAAATTGTGAAGGGACCTTCTTTCATCACTACCTGTTCAAGAAGTTCTATCTCTTCTTTTGTCTTGTTTCTTGAACTTTCTGAACAATTTTCAATCCCTTCATATAAATTCGAAGAAACTTCCTTTCTTGAGAACTTCTTTCGTCACTATAAAGCAGAAGGGTTTCTCAAAGTGAAGAAAAACAGCAACAATCTCTTGAGAACTTCTTCACTATTTCCCTACTTTTCCTTTATGAATGGCATGCAAACtagaagaaaggaaggaaatGAGATTATCAGACCAATTTGCAGTGACCAAACTCTCCACTTTCACACCTCCAACAGTAATCATacaatcaattttgtttctgtCTTGGAACGGTCTCACAATCCTTGTGTTATTTGCAGGCAGTGCAGCGGGGAATGTGATCTTCCATGATCTTCCCTCCTCTACCATTGATGCCTTTGTTATCTCaattttctttgtcttttcaGGTGCTTTGAGTGCTCTTTTGGTCCCTGAAAGGCACAACTTAGCTACATTTTGTGCCTTGTATTCTCTGGCTTCCATGGCTTCTGCTCTGCTTCTGCTGATTTGGGGATTGTATCACTCTTTCGTTCTCGGCAAAGCTCGCTAGAGCTTTACGAGATTAGAATGCCTTTGTTTCCTGTTTTTGTAAGAGCCCTTTTGTCTTGAAGTTTGGCTCATTTGAATAATATCAAATTGGACTTATAATCCTCTTTCAAGTCTGCTATCTGCGGCCAATTTGATCAGAGTGATTATCCACAATATACAACCCTTCATTCCTTTGATAAAATATTCGTGGTTGATAGAAGTGCGTTCTTGAAGCATTTATAAAATGCAGAACAAACCATATCCACGCCACATCCAATATTTTAAGTGATACACCACTTTTCTGATGAATTTTCTAAGGATGCAAATCATGGTGGGGTGAAAAAGAATATGCATATCACATTTTGGTGATgtcattttcaataatttgaaGCTCTTTCTCCTTGTTTTCTTCCTATAAGACCTCTTTATCCTATGCCTTCTGCTTCCCTATCAGCTTAGCAATCTCCTTGTAAGTCCCTTCAGATTGCTTATAATTTGAGTATGGAAATCTCTGGAGCCCACTTTCCAGCTCCTGGAAACTATGGCATGATCCAAAACCTCAATACCAATGGATTCTCGTCTTATAATCCGGTTAGCTCAACCTCCACTTCTGATGATGGTAATGATCAGAACCAGATACCGAGGTTCGTCATCGATGAGAGGAAGCAAAGGAGAATGGTATCGAATAGGGAGTCGGCGCGAAGGTCACGGATGAGGAAACAGAAGCATCTTGATGAACTTTGGTCCCTGGTGGTTCGTCTTCGAACTGAGAATCATAGTCTTATGAAGAAGTTGAATCAGTTGACAGAATTCCAACAGCAGCTTCTTCAAGAGAATGTCAAGCTCAAAGAAGAAGCCTCGGATTTTCGTCGGATGATCGCTGACATTCAAATGTGCAGTCCTTACACAACTCACTTGAGAGATCTGGAGGAAGCCCCATGAAATACCTTTGATTTCATAGCTGAATTCTCAAGCCAATCTAACGAGTAGAGAAGTTCCCTTCCCCTGTTTCACTAAGATCATAGCTATTTCCTCCCACAATCCTTCCAGTTTATGTCTGTCTTAGCATGCTTGTATGTAATAAGCCTCTACCCATTACCCAGCGTTgtaaattgaagaaataacAGAATTTAGCCAACAGACTTCCAAAATCAGTTCAACAAACACCTTGGTTTTCTCAGGGGACTTTTGTCAAACACCTTGTGGACACTATTCAATAGATTAATGAAACCAGAGTTCTGTAGCATGTGTACTTCCAAGAGCATAGAAAAATAAGAACCAATTAGacaaaatatctataaaactAGATAAAAATCGagacaaaaacatgaaaaaaaaacagccaTCTAGACAGACCCATCTGCAATCGAACTCGAAcgatttgttcttttttaccTGAGCATCAAATTCCTCGCTTGCTTCAACTTGGTTTAGCGAAGATTATCGCAGTCCCCAAATCTTCATTTTGGATTCGACAAAATCGAAACAGGGAACATATTCCAGTTGAAGATTCTAACACAAATCGCgctttgattcttctttcaccCTCCAATGGTACTCCCTTTTGCAAGCAAAAAGTGCCCAATTGCCCCAAATCCTAATTCCAAGCTGGGTACCTAAGTAGTAGCTTGATTATCAAGGATTGGGAGTCCTTGTCGACTCTCTATCGTGATTGATACCATTCGTACATTTTTAATGCATCAATTCATCTAAATTCGAGAATATTTTTGCCCCTCTTTCATGCGTGCATTAAATAGATGTGCATTAACATTGtacttttattgaaaaaaaattaaataaacaaccCGAACTAAATAATAGTTGAGTAGATATAACACTTATTGATATGAgccacgaccaaggaattttcaTACCTTAGTTcgattacaaggacgagagccaagaagctacaacaaaccttatacgcttatattcaagctatggggagctcatcaaaggaaactCTAGAAGACATTagagacctcccttatatgttgtgcaaatttgagcttcaagaaattTGAGCTTCAAGgaagagatgaattaaatgcatttaatgaactcagctaaatttatgaaactagtcCAAGGAtaactaaaaaatacatttaatttattgcactatttaattataatttaaatatttatttgtcatatttaaactagttttaaatataggagttaaaGTTACATTGTAACCATAGGTTAccatattccaccattaaGAATAGAGACATGTAtcacataggttaaggttgtAAAGACTATATAaagtctttttatttttatttttattaaagacatcagattttggaattaataatagaatttctattttagctttgttgagagctaagtttttctttacaaattaTTGTGTTTAGAAATTGTATGCGgaagtcattcaagtggtattgatcgaACTTcctgtggagtgattcgaatcacgagtttagaaacgagttttctttactcttaaTCATCAAAGTAATTCGTTTCGTACTTTTTCTTGGGTTGATGCCACATCACCCATGTTCGATGGTTTATTAGTACAAGCATCGAACTATTCTTAGACTCGTTATCTATCGAAAGATAGCTAAGTAGACAAAGACAACCTCTAAACATTGGTACATTATAATGGATGGTTATAGCTAGAAAAAGGTGGGTAAAATGAGGTTCATAATCTTAGAAAGGGATGGGACAGTTTGAGAAAGTTTTGAtccaatcaaaattgaaaaagagcACTTCGGCTAGCACGAGGGTTGACCCACCACACCACACCCTACAACTTTCGTCGCTCATGGCCGAATGAAATCTCTGCCAACGCACAACAACAACACAACTCCGTGGGAAgcgagcgagagagagagagagagagaaagagacgGGTCATTCTCTTGATTTTCGATCCGTTCACcgccttctttcttctccacTCGATcaaaaaacccaaaatctcAGATGGGTTTCATTGATTCATTCAGTTCAATCGATTGGGAGCATGAATCTTTCCCTTCTTATCAggatttctcttttcttcccctttttgcGCTTCTCTTTCCCACGGTTCGGTTTTTCCTCGACAGATTTGTCTTTGAGGTATTCCCTTTTCTCCCCCTCTTCGCTTTTGTATCTTTCAATCTTTGGATTGGGGTTTTGTTTAATCATTGGTTTAGCTGATTCCGATGATTGAATTGAGATTTAATTGACCGTTGACTCATGTTCTGTTCATTGAATGATTCTGTTTTGTTCATCTTGGCATCTGGTTTGCATAGTTGATATTTGGGTTTCAATCCGTTTCTTGATTAATTGAAATGAAAGTCCTGTTTTAGTTTAGGTAATGTATTGGGGATGGCCGAAAATGGCAAGGTTTTGGTTATATATGTTACTCGTAGTGTCTATTATATGTGGTGTCAGTCTTGGTTAGTTTGGATTCATAACAGGCTGcagtaatttattatttgggCTCTCTTTGTACCACAGCTGTTATGAAGTAATTGGCCATGCATTGCTGACCATTATTTTCGTTTGTCTTTGACCATTTTTGTACCAATAGCTTTGatatttgttgttgtttttttttttttcccttttctgtGAGCTCTTGATTGTAACAGCTGAATGATACACCCAATTCTTTAGTGTTGTCTAATGTTTCGTCAAAGCTGTTTGGAATATGTTAGAAAGCCGTCATTCCTGTTTGTCAGCAAGCAGTGCCAATTGGCGTTGTCAGTGTCTATGACTCCTCCGTGTTGAACTGAGAGTGAGTCTCGTGTGTTGTTTGGCtagaaaatatgtattttgGACTCAATGCAGGCCTCTTCAATTTGAACGTTGTAAAGCTAGCatgtagatattgtcttctttggacttttccttttaggcttcccctcaaggttcttaaaacgcgtctactaggaagaggtttccacacccttataaagaatgcttcgttcgtctccccaaccgatgtgggatctcacaattcaccccctttgaggctcaacgtcctcattggcactcgtttccttctccaatcaatgtgggacccccaattcacaccctttggggccagtgtccttgttgatacactgccttgtgtccacccccttcagggctcagcctcctcgctagcacatcgcccagttcaccgctagcagatattgtccattttgggctttccctttcgagcttcccctcaaggtttttaaaacacgctgctagggagaggtttcacacccttataaagaatacttcattttcctccccaaccgatgtggtatctcacaaaCGTTTTGTTATATTTCTTGTGAAGTTGATAGTTTGTTGCCTGCTTCGACCCAAATACTTTCTTGTTAGATTGTGTGCTTGTACTTTTTGGAGATACCAACGTTGCGAGAATTTGATGCTTTTTGGAGATACGTGAAGTGTTTGTAGTTCTGTTCTTTGTTGCAGTTCAactgaaaattttataggtcACCCAATTGTGTGAAATTCACTAACTCGTTGCGTGAAGACTACGTGTCTCTACTATTCATGGGGACTTTTTATAATAGCCATGAATCTTGAGCAATTGCTTGGTTATCTAACTCCTTTTTATCCTTGCATTGGATCAATGATGTGTAGATGAGAATGCTCTTTTCTTGTTTGCTCCTAACTTTGTATGGTACGAACTTCTCTTACAGAAAGTGGGAAGAAGATTGATATTTGGAAAAGGCTATCAGCTGAAGGATGTGAATACAGATGAGAAACGgaagaagataagaaaattcaaggagtCAGCCTGGAAATGTGTTTACTTTCTTTCTGCAGAGCTGTTGGCTCTATCTGTTACATATAATGAGCCTTGGTTTACTAGCACCAAGCATTTTTGGGTTGGACCAGGAAATCAGGTCTGGCCTGACCAACGAGCTAAGTAAGTGTCTCAGCGCTGTTATCTCTTATTTGTGATGGTTCAGTGTTaatattaggaatcacgactctcgactctcgactctccacaatggtatgatattgtccactttgagtataagctctcatggcttttttgggcttccacaaaaggtctcacaccaatggagatgtattccttacttataaacccatgatcattccttaaattagccattgtgagactccctcccaacaatcctctcctcgaacaaagtacactatagaggctcctctgaggcctatggagccctcgaacagcctccccttaatcgaggctcgactcctttctctggaatcctcgaacaaagaacaCCCTTTGTTCAATACTTgaatcacttttgactacttcttcgagactcacaacttctttgttcgacacttgaggactctagtgacatgactaagtttagggcatgactctgataccatgttaggaatcacgactctccacaatggtataatagtgcccactttgagcataagctcacaTGGGTgtgctttgagctttcccaaaagacctcataccaatggaaatgtattccttacttataaacccatgatgaTTCTgtaaattagccaatatgaGACTctctcccaataatcctcaacaattaaGTCCACCATTATACATTCATATGTGTCTCTGTTACAACAAGTTTTCGtataatcattataaaaaGACCAAGCGTTACGCAAAAGTATCAGGACTAAAGTTGTGTTTTGACCAAGAATCTATTATTTAGAACATTTCATGAATAAGAACTTTTATGTTTCAGGTTGAAATTGAAGGGATTATACATGTATGCAGCTGGATTTTATACGTATTCCATATTTGCCTTGAATTTTTGGGAAACAAGACGTTCAGACTTTGGAGTGTCCATGAGCCACCATGTGGCAACTCTCATTCTCATTGTGCTTTCCTACATTTTTAGGTAGTTCCTATCTTTAAGCCGTTGTGTTGCCTTTTGCTTTTGCTGGTATGTcatataacattgttttcaactttcaaaatctctatgccccgttttctaaaaccttcttctcaaaTCGGAGCCAGAGGCTTGTGCATACGTTGCCCAGCTGTAGGCGACGTGATCTTAAGTTGGCTTGACTCACTCAGTGCTGagagtgagtgccgcacaatcacCAAATCCACTACCAAGAACAGTGCAATTGTGACAGTTGACTAATTACATTGTACGTCGTTCTTGTAGATTTGCTCGTGTTGGTTCTGTCGTTCTCGCTCTTCATGATGCAAATGATGTGTTTCTTGAGATTGGGAAGATGTCCAAATACAGTGGCGCTGAGACATTGGCTAGCATTGCATTTATACTCTTTGTGTTGTCTTGGTTGCTATTACGTCTCATCTACTATCCATTTTGGATCCTTTGGAGCACAAGGTTTGTAACCTCATATCAATTTAACTTTCGAGAGGAACAAGTTGCTATCCATTATCTTGTTGTCTGATTGTTCTTCCCCATTTTATTTCAGCTATGAAGTCCTCCTTGTATTGAACAAGGACGAACATCCCATTGATGGACCAATCTACTACTATTTGTTCAATACTCTTCTATTTTGCCTCTTAGTTCTTCACATATATTGGTGGGTGCTAATTTACCGAATGCTTGTTAAACAAATCCAATCTAGAGGACAGATTAGTGAAGATGTTCGTTCAGGTAAGATTATATAAACGATTAGTGAAGGTTTTTCGTTCGAGTTTTCGTCCCGTCACGCTCACCGTTTGTTTGTCTATGCAGATTCCGAGGGAGAGGAAGAACACGAAGATTGACGAGGAAGAATCGATGCAGAAAATTGTGTTATATACATGAAAGGTTTGGTATAAATCTTAAACCATTTGGATGATCCTACAAGAAACAGAAACTGGCATCTGCTGCATGTGATTATGATTACAGAAACTAGATCAAAACTGTTCTTAGTTCTAATGTCAATAacttaaaattcattaatactTGTGGATTGCTAGTGAGTATCCATGTTGGTTTTCTGGGCAGCAGATGAGATAGATAGATAAGAGATTAGCCAAAACAAATAGTTGGGTCTGGGATGTGTAGATGAACGATCGAATGAGCGAACGAACGAACCGTGTATCGCTTCATCGATACATTCCGGGTAAGAGAAGAGTTGGCAGTTGGAGGAATTTGAATCTTGATTATATATTCTTTGTCATTTACTGAACCATTCATTGAGTTGGATGATGAACAGCCAGCCATTGTGTTCATAGTGAACTGAATTTTATGTTCATGCTGTATTTGTCTCTGTTTATTAATGTGAAACTGCCCAATTTCTTGTACAAACATTACGACAA
This window encodes:
- the LOC111808818 gene encoding basic leucine zipper 43-like yields the protein MEISGAHFPAPGNYGMIQNLNTNGFSSYNPVSSTSTSDDGNDQNQIPRFVIDERKQRRMVSNRESARRSRMRKQKHLDELWSLVVRLRTENHSLMKKLNQLTEFQQQLLQENVKLKEEASDFRRMIADIQMCSPYTTHLRDLEEAP
- the LOC111808002 gene encoding LAG1 longevity assurance homolog 3-like, producing MGFIDSFSSIDWEHESFPSYQDFSFLPLFALLFPTVRFFLDRFVFEKVGRRLIFGKGYQLKDVNTDEKRKKIRKFKESAWKCVYFLSAELLALSVTYNEPWFTSTKHFWVGPGNQVWPDQRAKLKLKGLYMYAAGFYTYSIFALNFWETRRSDFGVSMSHHVATLILIVLSYIFRFARVGSVVLALHDANDVFLEIGKMSKYSGAETLASIAFILFVLSWLLLRLIYYPFWILWSTSYEVLLVLNKDEHPIDGPIYYYLFNTLLFCLLVLHIYWWVLIYRMLVKQIQSRGQISEDVRSDSEGEEEHED